GACAGGGAGAGAACACGAAGCCAAACCGCAAAGGGAAGAGATATAACAGCAATATACAACAATATACAGCAATagacagcaataaaacagaGCGGGGCCCACGGGGCAGCGCGGGCACCAGGAGCGGCCCAACCCCGCGCCCCTCCCCCCGCTCCACACAGCGCACACTGAAGGATACCAGCACCACGgcttcagctgcttcttcttcttACGGCCCATGACGGCGGAACGCGAGAcctacacaggaaaaaaaataataaaaataataataataattaaaaaaaacgATCGGCCGACCTTCCTCCCCGCCGATCCCCAgcgcccgcagccgccgccgcgcAGAGCGAGCAGCACAAAATGGCGGCCACGCAGCGCCTGGCACGGCCCGCCCCGAGCTCCCAGCGTGCACCGCGCGGCGGCGGGAAGGGGGGCTGCACACGTGACCCCATCCCGGCATGCATGTGGGCGGGAGCCGCCATGTTGGGTCGGCGTTAGAGCCGGAgggcggggaggggggagggtCATCCAGTGCGGGGAGCGGTACGTCACGGGCAGCGGCTGCGGCTGGGCAGGGTGTAGCGGGGCCGTAGTAGTGCCGTAGCGGGGCCGTAGCGGTGCGGGCCGTGATGCTGCCGGCGCTGCCGGACGGCGATGAGCGGGAGCTGGAGAGCAGCGAGgagggcggcggcggagcgggagACGAGCGGCGGGCGGAGCGGCACGGCAGCACGTACCACAGCCTGTACGGATACCGGAGCTGCAGGTCAGGGGTTTTATCCCGTAACTTCCCGGTTTCCTGCCCCGTGACACCCCCGGGCCGTTCCTTTCCCTGCACACACgctgtgctgacagctcttTGCCTCCAGGTCCTCACGGCGCGATGGCGGCGCGATGGGGAGCCCGCCCGGCTCAGACTTCAGGTAAATACCGAGTGCTGCTGGGCCACAGCGCACACACAGCGCTGAGAGACAGAAACCGCAGCGATCCTCCTTCCTGCATAGTGCCCTGCAGGCAATAATGCTCTTCAAAGGAACAGaacgtttgtttgtttgctgatgATTTCATCTTGCTTCTTAAAGCCTCTCTTTGCTGGACACAAACTTACCAGCTGAAGCAGAGACTGAGCTGCGGAGTTTTATTGCTAAACGTCTGGCCAAAGGAGCCGTATTTGAAGAGATGGGGAATGTAGCGACTGTAGAATTGAGGTAAGGTGTGTTTGTAAATTACTTGTGAATCAGAAGGTCTAAGAAACACTGGTAGCACTGCACACCTTGCCATCATCCAGCTTTACACTCACATTTAACTGTGATTGCATGCTCCATGTCTATTTGCAACACTGCAGGCCCGGGCTCGAATCCCCCCTATGGCTCAAGTGGTAgaggaggctcgaatcccaggggttggactcgatgatctctaaggtcccttccaacccgcacaagactgtgatactgtgatattgctgctgctgctaacagCTGTATGTGAATGACACTTTCTACATTAACTTAAAGTAATAtctttaacaattttttttctttcttgcacagCATTCCAGAATGTAAGGTTGGTTGTTATTACTGTCTGTTCCAACAAGAAAGTCTTCTTGAAACAGCAACGCTGGAATCAGAAAACAATGCTCCAGAATACGTAGTTTGTTTCCTCGGTGGCTCAGAGAAAGGTCTGGAACTATATCCTTACCTTTATCTTTCCATATCTGAATGGAGAGGGAGATGACGGAAAAATGATATTCTCTTTTTGTCCGTGTCCTCACTGAAATCAGACCATTTATGCATGTTCTGGTATGTACATAACTGAAAATGTCAAAAACAAGCATATACTATAAGCATAAAACGTGGATCTTAATTGATGCATCGTATTTTCCTTAAGAAGATACTTTCAGACTTGAACTGGACAAATACGTTCAAAGTCTGAAGCTAAGCCTTGACTTGGAGGTAAGGTCTGACTTGTCATATTTGTTAAGTGATGAAAATGACTTCTAAACAAACTTATTTCTCGGATATCAGATATTACAGTTCTTTCCCTTCATAGCTGACATTGCAGAAAGCACGGCTTTAAATGTCAAACTCAGTATTTGATGTAGTgtggtttgaaatgaaaaagtatttgaCATCTAAGTATTTTAGATTGAACAGATTATTAACAGCCTAAAAGCTTTgatgttttaatgttttacagcagaaaacattGGAGACTTGTGTTAACCCCTACTTAAGAAGCTGGTTTGAGAATTCCATATGCCCGATTCAGAGAGTAGTACAGCTCTTCCAGGAGAAACTGGCCTTCTTGTTACACGCTGTATGTGTATTTTGAACTAGATAAGTAAAAGAGGTTCTGCAGATATCTCAAAGTCTCTGacatgtttaaaatgtttcttacaTTTCCTCTCTCAAACAGGAGTAAATTAGGAACatcttctgcattatttttgtttgtttgttcatcattgtttgtttttattttgggaTGGAATAGCCAGTAAAGTGTAATCACTGTATTCTGAATGCAAAGCTGGCTGCAATTACTATAATGTGGAATATTCccttggcctcttctcttaCTCTGAAAAGAGCAACATTAAAGTAATATGCTGCATATTTCCTGCTAGTAATTACAGTACAGCAAGAGAAATAATATCCAAATTGTGATTAATTctttaacttttttgtttgttttgtttaaggcCTTGAGTTATACTCCTGTGGAAgtgaaaaatgcagatgaaagaacagaaaaagacatTAGCAGGTAAGGATGCTTTGAGACAGAGGAACTTGTGAtcagctgcttttgtgtgtgataccttcctcttctcctcatTCAGAAGCTATGTAGAAACAGCAGCTCACAATAGTTTTTGTGTTAGGTTTCTGGCAGCTGCCAGCCTGCAAGGCCTTGTTCAGGAAGGCACAATGACCTCCTTGTGCATCGCCATGACTGAGGAACAGCACAAGTCGATGGTTGTAGACTGTATTGGAGCCCAGCCTCAGCTGCACAACACAGGTGAGATTCCAGCTGTTAACGCCTTTGTATTGCTCAGGGCTGCTGAGACTCCTTGGTGTTAGAGGTATTTGAGGATACTCAGCAGCTCATATGCTTATGCATATATGATTTTCCTATCAGGTAGTAATTTGTTTTACCAGTTCTGGTTTGCAGACTATGAAACTGTAATGTTCACACTTCTGggaagctgatttttttttttttttttctttttcccagttgGTTTTTTGACAACTGTGAATTCAACAGTCAGAGCAGAATTTCATGTAGTCACTGtagctgtgtttgcttttccacgtgtatttcttttttctcctttagagTTAATTGCTGGCTCAGATATTGTCAGTTGTATGAAACACGGTGAACGCAGCTGTGTATCTATACTGAGCTGGTTTACTTCTCGCTCATACCTTCTCTGTGTTCCTGAATCCTTAACAGGAAGCAACAGGTTTTGTGAGGACTGGATGCACGCTTTTGTAAACGGTGCTGAAGGTGGAAATCCATTTCTCTTCCAGCAAATTCTGGAAAACTTTAAATTGAAGGTAATTGTTCACGTGTGGTAAGGACACGTTACTCACTGAATTCTTACATCAATTCATTTGTCCTTACTGCtattcttccttcagttttgcaCATTATATTTCCTTTCCATGTACAAAGATAAGAAAATGTTCTATGACTGTATTCCCAGGCAATACAGGACATTAACAACCTGAAGAGGTTCATTCGACAGGCTGAAATGAACCACTACGCTTTGTTCAAGTGTTACACGTTTTTAAAGAACTGCGGCAGTGGAGACATCCTTTTGAAGATCGTTAAAGTAGAGCATGCAGAAATGCCAGAAGCCAGAAATGTAGTGACTGTCCTTGAGGAATTCATGAGAGAAACAGCAGTGGCTTAAAATTATCTTAATTATTCTACAGTTGTTGGAGGGTATTGTATaaatcattcatttcttctgtgcagCTTAGTTTCACTATTGCTGGAATTTTACTTATAAAAGCACTACTGAAGTCAAACCTAAGTTGCATTTTCagctccttctctccctttagagggaaagcagcatgagctttttttaatgtgtaaataGCAGATcttaaaaatcactgttttcaaCGCTTAACATTCCCCCACTGATTTGTTCATCTTGTGAGAAAATCACTGCAtttgtggggtttgttttttttacagtgttgacatgaaaaatagaagtgttttaaatattttaaatatatttaaagttaCCTTGTCTAATAATTAAGATCCACTTACTTGTTTTAGttgaaaaagaagcacaaatgtTTAGATAAGTCATAGTAAATGAGTTCATCTTTGTTCATGTGAGAGAATATGAAAGGTCTCTACATTCTACTTTCACATCAGCAGTTCATTCTGTTGTTGAAGAAACAACTTGTTTATTGGCGGGAGATGGAAAGTCTGAGCAGGGTTTTAGGACTCGGTTTGTAAGTGCTTCTGTCAGTTCATATATATGCTGGTCAGACATGTTAAATTCCTCAATTAAACTGTGAATCCAATTCATTAGTTTATATTTTCGTGACCGAGATCTTCTTTGTACATTCCTGGAATCCCTTTTgtataattgaaaataattgtatGTAGTGAAGAATTAATCGTGAAGACTTTCCTGATTCAGTATTAACTTCATTAAAGCTTCTTTGTAAATTGAAATAAACAAACTGTCCAAATTAATTATTCAGAattggaaacatttctttgtatttcagcaaTGAATTCTTGTCCACATCATAGGAGTTCAGACAGCAGAATACCTGAAGAATATCTTTGTTGGCAGATGAAATTAAAACTAACCAGGTTTCTGGGTGAGCCTGTAAGTGAGGATTACTTGTGCAATCCGATACAAGTGAAACTCCGTACTGCTTCATTTGCAACTGCCCTTGGTTGATTTTTGGTGTGAGATGGAAGACTTggattgaaaaaacaaaaaaataaatccaccaacaaaaagaatttaatgGATTCTGCGCTCAAATAACGTTACAACAAAGACATCCAGAATGTACGCgatacaaaaatatttggaaacatACCATCCTGTGTTACCTTGCAAATATCGCTTTGTTTTACCAGCCCTTAGCGGGAAAGTATCATTTGTTCAGCATTTTAAGGCAGAAAATTACACTGTTTAGTGCTTTGTGGTTAACATTTGGATTTGTTGTTAGGATTAGTAGTGTAAGCAAAAGAGAAGCTGAGTAACTACCTTTATTTGCCAACTAATCAGACACCGGGGGAGTCAGGCAACATGACTAACATATCTATTAAGCTCATTAGAAATTAAGGTTGTTGCTACTTAAATCAGGCCTGGGGAATACTTTGTGCTCT
The Coturnix japonica isolate 7356 chromosome 18, Coturnix japonica 2.1, whole genome shotgun sequence DNA segment above includes these coding regions:
- the C18H17orf75 gene encoding protein Njmu-R1 isoform X2 — encoded protein: MLPALPDGDERELESSEEGGGGAGDERRAERHGSTYHSLYGYRSCRSSRRDGGAMGSPPGSDFSLSLLDTNLPAEAETELRSFIAKRLAKGAVFEEMGNVATVELSIPECKVGCYYCLFQQESLLETATLESENNAPEYVVCFLGGSEKGLELFRLELDKYVQSLKLSLDLEKTLETCVNPYLRSWFENSICPIQRVVQLFQEKLAFLLHAALSYTPVEVKNADERTEKDISRFLAAASLQGLVQEGTMTSLCIAMTEEQHKSMVVDCIGAQPQLHNTGSNRFCEDWMHAFVNGAEGGNPFLFQQILENFKLKAIQDINNLKRFIRQAEMNHYALFKCYTFLKNCGSGDILLKIVKVEHAEMPEARNVVTVLEEFMRETAVA
- the C18H17orf75 gene encoding protein Njmu-R1 isoform X1; its protein translation is MLPALPDGDERELESSEEGGGGAGDERRAERHGSTYHSLYGYRSCRSSRRDGGAMGSPPGSDFSLSLLDTNLPAEAETELRSFIAKRLAKGAVFEEMGNVATVELSIPECKVGCYYCLFQQESLLETATLESENNAPEYVVCFLGGSEKGLELFRLELDKYVQSLKLSLDLEQKTLETCVNPYLRSWFENSICPIQRVVQLFQEKLAFLLHAALSYTPVEVKNADERTEKDISRFLAAASLQGLVQEGTMTSLCIAMTEEQHKSMVVDCIGAQPQLHNTGSNRFCEDWMHAFVNGAEGGNPFLFQQILENFKLKAIQDINNLKRFIRQAEMNHYALFKCYTFLKNCGSGDILLKIVKVEHAEMPEARNVVTVLEEFMRETAVA